The stretch of DNA GCACCATGGCGAAGTCAAAAACCAATGGGCATTACACTAACTCTATTATGGCCTTGCAAGAAGCTGAGAACGCAGGTTATGACGAAGCATTGATGCTCGACACTACGGGTTATGTGGCTGAAGGTAGCGGTGAAAATATCTTTATTGTGCGACGTGGCAAAGTGTATACGCCGTCGCTCACGTCAGCACTGGAAGGCATTACGCGCGATACCATTGTGCAATTGTTGCAAGAAGATATGGGGTTGGAAATTGTCGAGAAGCAAATTACGCGCGACGAGGTCTACACTGCCGATGAAGCCTTTTTCACTGGCACGGCGGCTGAAGTGACACCGATTAACTCATTAGACGATCGAATCATTGGCGACGGTAAGCGTGGCCCCGTGACAACCGATATTCAACGTCGTTATTTTGATGTGGTTAATGGCCGTAACCCAGATCGTTTAGACTGGCTGACGGTAGTTTAACTAACTCGGTGTTCGCGCCGATTTCTCGGCATGTCCGATTCGATTAAAAAGTATCTGATCATCGGCCCATCGTGGGTCGGTGATATGGTAATGGCTCAGAGTCTGTTTATTGATATTAAGCAGCGTGAGCCACATGCGCATATTGATGTGTTGGCACCGGCATGGACGGCGGCTATCGTCGACCGTATGCCGCAAGTTAGTGAGTTGGTGGCGGCGAACTTTAATCACGGTAAGCTAAGTTTGGCGGAACGCTTTTGTCTCGGTAAAGCGTTACGCAGTAAAGGCTACACGCATGCTATTCTGCTGCCCAATTCCCTCAAGTCGGCGATTGTGCCTGCGGTT from Arenicella xantha encodes:
- a CDS encoding branched-chain amino acid transaminase, whose translation is MSFDDRDGFIWMDGEFVDWREAKVHVLTHTLHYGVGVFEGVRAYATDRGPAIFRLNRHTERLLQSAKIMGMNIPFSADEISAAQCEIVRKNGLKSAYLRPMAFYGSEAMGLHAKGLKVHLSIAAWEWGAYLGDEALEKGIRVKTSSFNRHHVNSTMAKSKTNGHYTNSIMALQEAENAGYDEALMLDTTGYVAEGSGENIFIVRRGKVYTPSLTSALEGITRDTIVQLLQEDMGLEIVEKQITRDEVYTADEAFFTGTAAEVTPINSLDDRIIGDGKRGPVTTDIQRRYFDVVNGRNPDRLDWLTVV